One genomic region from Lacerta agilis isolate rLacAgi1 chromosome 13, rLacAgi1.pri, whole genome shotgun sequence encodes:
- the LOC117056794 gene encoding uncharacterized protein LOC117056794 isoform X1 produces the protein MFFMLILLFLREISGATFINLYENENHWLSCSNTSADQKESRWWLGKDCSSLVQFQPMPCDPSSQCPSGKDPTSRYLNCTQRNVSIAAFPGGGIFACKALSGSNASDLHPLINKEDHCRNFNFFIVAIINNTAESNMQSNNLVVVEGEQNFSLPCEFDLTGAKDIFTLYWIKETFERRCLASVSNEDHSFSNNLNCCVGTKIKKRQVNNLSLPFDRHQSHYLTIFNTTTSDTGVYFCLVAVYTNRHVWKIVNNVSVQVQKDNSEGSTFTKELQISLTVVGGIVLISGIILFLCWKKKSKGKAYESHQRDQTTTEMEQDCSPYAVSSRNDIDGNEVVYSLAMSPGVNPDGLYSLPESKSDPGMQPGENVQAIYAVPKKERY, from the exons ATGTTTTTCATGCTGATTCTTCTTTTCCTAAGGGAAATTTCAG GCGCAACCTTCATTAATCTTTATGAAAATGAAAATCACTGGCTGAGCTGCAGCAACACATCAGCCGATCAGAAGGAATCAAGATGGTGGTTGGGGAAAGACTGCTCCTCCTTGGTCCAATTTCAGCCAATGCCTTGTGACCCAAGTTCTCAGTGCCCATCAGGAAAGGACCCCACAAGCAGATATCTAAACTGTACACAAAGGAATGTCTCTATTGCTGCTTTCCCAGGTGGTGGaatatttgcatgcaaagccCTGTCAGGTAGCAATGCGTCAGATCTACACCCACTTATTAATAAGGAGGATCACTGCAGGAATTTCAACTTCTTCATTGTAGCAATAATAAACAACACTGCAG AGAGTAACATGCAATCAAACAATTTAGTGGTTGTTGAAGGAGAACAGAACTTCAGTCTTCCTTGTGAATTTGATTTGACTGGTGCCAAAGACATATTTACTTTGTATTGGATTAAGGAAACATTTGAAAGGAGGTGCCTTGCTTCTGTTTCAAATGAAGACCACTCTTTTTCTAATAATCTAAACTGCTGTGTTGGCACCAAGATAAAAAAGAGACAGGTCAATAATCTGAGTCTCCCGTTTGACAGACATCAAAGTCATTACCTGACAATTTTCAACACCACCACTTCAGACACTGGGGTGTATTTCTGCCTGGTTGCTGTTTACACCAACAGACATGTGTGGAAGATTGTAAATAATGTGTCTGTACAAGTGCAAAAAGACAACAGTGAAG GGTCTACTTTTACAAAAGAGCTACAGATCTCACTGACAGTGGTAGGAGGAATTGTTCTGATTAGTGGGATAATATTGTTCCTTTGCTGGAAGAAAAAGTCTAAAG GAAAGGCATATGAATCGCATCAAAG GGATCAGACCACAACTGAAATGGAACAAGACT GCTCCCCATATGCCGTTTCCAGCCGCAATGACATAGATGGGAATGAAGTTGTGTATTCACTCGCCATGAGTCCTGGTGTGAACCCAGATGGTCTCTATTCTTTGCCAGAGAGCAAATCCGATCCTGGAATGCAACCTGGAGAGAACGTGCAAGCAATTTATGCTGTGCCAAAGAAAGAGAGATATTGA
- the LOC117056794 gene encoding uncharacterized protein LOC117056794 isoform X2, translating into MFFMLILLFLREISGATFINLYENENHWLSCSNTSADQKESRWWLGKDCSSLVQFQPMPCDPSSQCPSGKDPTSRYLNCTQRNVSIAAFPGGGIFACKALSGSNASDLHPLINKEDHCRNFNFFIVAIINNTAESNMQSNNLVVVEGEQNFSLPCEFDLTGAKDIFTLYWIKETFERRCLASVSNEDHSFSNNLNCCVGTKIKKRQVNNLSLPFDRHQSHYLTIFNTTTSDTGVYFCLVAVYTNRHVWKIVNNVSVQVQKDNSEGKAYESHQRDQTTTEMEQDCSPYAVSSRNDIDGNEVVYSLAMSPGVNPDGLYSLPESKSDPGMQPGENVQAIYAVPKKERY; encoded by the exons ATGTTTTTCATGCTGATTCTTCTTTTCCTAAGGGAAATTTCAG GCGCAACCTTCATTAATCTTTATGAAAATGAAAATCACTGGCTGAGCTGCAGCAACACATCAGCCGATCAGAAGGAATCAAGATGGTGGTTGGGGAAAGACTGCTCCTCCTTGGTCCAATTTCAGCCAATGCCTTGTGACCCAAGTTCTCAGTGCCCATCAGGAAAGGACCCCACAAGCAGATATCTAAACTGTACACAAAGGAATGTCTCTATTGCTGCTTTCCCAGGTGGTGGaatatttgcatgcaaagccCTGTCAGGTAGCAATGCGTCAGATCTACACCCACTTATTAATAAGGAGGATCACTGCAGGAATTTCAACTTCTTCATTGTAGCAATAATAAACAACACTGCAG AGAGTAACATGCAATCAAACAATTTAGTGGTTGTTGAAGGAGAACAGAACTTCAGTCTTCCTTGTGAATTTGATTTGACTGGTGCCAAAGACATATTTACTTTGTATTGGATTAAGGAAACATTTGAAAGGAGGTGCCTTGCTTCTGTTTCAAATGAAGACCACTCTTTTTCTAATAATCTAAACTGCTGTGTTGGCACCAAGATAAAAAAGAGACAGGTCAATAATCTGAGTCTCCCGTTTGACAGACATCAAAGTCATTACCTGACAATTTTCAACACCACCACTTCAGACACTGGGGTGTATTTCTGCCTGGTTGCTGTTTACACCAACAGACATGTGTGGAAGATTGTAAATAATGTGTCTGTACAAGTGCAAAAAGACAACAGTGAAG GAAAGGCATATGAATCGCATCAAAG GGATCAGACCACAACTGAAATGGAACAAGACT GCTCCCCATATGCCGTTTCCAGCCGCAATGACATAGATGGGAATGAAGTTGTGTATTCACTCGCCATGAGTCCTGGTGTGAACCCAGATGGTCTCTATTCTTTGCCAGAGAGCAAATCCGATCCTGGAATGCAACCTGGAGAGAACGTGCAAGCAATTTATGCTGTGCCAAAGAAAGAGAGATATTGA